Proteins encoded in a region of the Quercus lobata isolate SW786 chromosome 8, ValleyOak3.0 Primary Assembly, whole genome shotgun sequence genome:
- the LOC115958152 gene encoding protein IQ-DOMAIN 1: MGITGELVRSVFSRNRSVGTHESNVRSNVVEKKRWSSVRAYLCGDEFNSVVAEEDSASVKSSEATVTQPILEDLTDKVDIRSEETKEDIPEEERDSTHNFLCEENAATIIQSAFRGFLVRHQIEGIKLKDGNQDLIVETESPSRESVGTSVEVQTGNSAEVFSVQEERVAIPHRMQQKARTQVLQLKEDWDDSTVSSNISKMRIQSRLEATTRRERALAYAFSQQLRICSKRKQYQANGEEPNMGWSWLDRWMATRLPESSSVEIHINKQLEPFDSNQRLMLSKQFFDVAGEEKESGGSNEVSVQFDSFKVAAPKVKDGLKPNKNRLKAPRTVSRRKTVPSYHSTKEYTKVSMKDGSRETEKEIKNNQNQVGSKREIKLKSNSS; the protein is encoded by the exons ATGGGCATCACTGGAGAGTTGGTACGGAGTGTCTTCTCTAGAAACCGGTCTGTTGGGACTCATGAAAGCAAT GTAAGGAGCAATGTGGTGGAAAAGAAACGATGGAGCTCTGTTAGAGCATACCTTTGTGGTGATGAATTCAATTCAGTTGTTGCAGAGGAGGATTCAGCTTCAGTTAAAAGCTCTGAGGCCACTGTTACACAGCCCATACTAGAAGACTTGACAGACAAAGTAGATATCCGAAGTGAAGAAACCAAGGAAGATATACCAGAGGAAGAGCGGGATTCAACCCATAATTTCTTGTGTGAAGAAAATGCCGCAACCATCATTCAGTCAGCATTTAGAGGCTTTCTG GTTAGGCATCAAATTGAAggaataaaattgaaagatgGTAACCAGGATCTTATTGTGGAAACAGAAAGTCCAAGTAGGGAGTCTGTGGGCACATCAGTTGAGGTTCAAACAGGAAATTCGGCTGAAGTCTTCTCAGTACAAGAAGAGAGAGTGGCAATTCCCCACCGAATGCAACAGAAGGCCAGAACTCAAGTTCTACAGCTGAAG GAAGACTGGGATGATAGCACAGTGAGTAGCAACATATCTAAAATGAGAATTCAGAGCAGACTGGAGGCAACAACTAGGCGAGAGAGAGCACTAGCTTATGCTTTCTCACAACAG CTTCGAATCTGTTCAAAGAGAAAACAGTACCAAGCCAATGGCGAAGAACCAAACATGGGTTGGAGCTGGCTAGATCGGTGGATGGCAACCCGCCTTCCAGAAAGCTCCTCAGTTGAAATCCATATAAACAAGCAGCTTGAACCATTTGACAGCAATCAAAGACTCATGCTCAGCAAACAATTTTTCGATGTAgcaggagaagaaaaagaaagcggTGGCTCAAATGAGGTGTCTGTCCAATTTGACAGCTTTAAAGTAGCTGCACCAAAAGTGAAAGATGGATTGAAGCCTAACAAAAACAGGCTTAAGGCTCCCAGAACTGTGTCTAGGCGGAAAACTGTGCCAAGCTACCATAGCACAAAAGAGTACACCAAG GTGAGTATGAAGGATGGTTCAAGGGAGActgaaaaggaaataaagaacaATCAAAACCAAGTGGGCAgcaaaagagaaattaaattaaaaagtaattCATCTTAA